One Nicotiana tabacum cultivar K326 chromosome 23, ASM71507v2, whole genome shotgun sequence genomic window, ATGCAGGCCCTTCTCCATTGGATGCCTTTCTGATTTATTATGTCCACAAATGGTTAGGCCTGAAATACATGAAGCCTCTAGACTCGTGAGGAAACTAGTGAAGATTTTACTACCATTGGAGGATTGGTTAGCCTTGTTTGTGTTTGCGTATATAATGATCCagttttaaatttttgaattatTGGATAAACATTGTATCCACAAAATTCATAACTTACAGAAATCATGATGTCCTACTACGTAAGTCTAACACGGTAACCGAATGGAGATATGGTTACAGATCAACTAAGACAAACATGAAAATCTTCAATTGCACACTTTAACCTTCCACTGCTTCTTTGGTCGTGAagatcaaaagttgaagcatGAACGGTTGTGTTATTTTCTTCTGTAGTGATTTTGACTCGAGATCAGGGGTTGTTTTGTTCTTTCAGTGATGCATTAGGGATCACTTGAGAGCAGAAAATGTTTTTCGCATGTGTTTTACGCATCTCTGAGATGACCACTTGTAGAGAAATGTCATTTCAGGAATCACAAACAAAGGAATTGAATTTGGACAAATGTCTCACATGTCTCATGTTTCTTCATAGACATCCCTCTTTCATGAGAACGATATGTTTAAAGTCTAGTGAATGATTTATCCCTTTCCTCCTCTCTACCAAAAAGCTAGTTCCAGACTACATTAGTGAGATTCTGTTTGAAGAATGATCTCTGACTCTATGTATATTGTCTTAAATGGGAGGTTTTATTGAAATGTTCATTTTGGGTAAGCCTTTTATTTTTCCTTGCTATTGCAGTTGTTGTCAACTAGGTCAGTAGAAGTATGTCAGAGATGGAGGATGTCAAAGACCAAATAGATGGAGCAGAAAAGCCAATGCCATCAACCAAACAGGAAGTTGTGCTCACTTCGAGATTTTTGCTTACCATGTTATTTTTAAGTTATGGTACAGAgattttgacatatatatttacCATTTGTTATTATAGGAGGAAGTTGTTAAAAAGAAATACGGAGGAATTATGCCAAAGAAACCACCTCTTATCTCTAAGGTAATGAACGCAATGGCATTACTGTTTCTACACTGTTTGTGATTGTTTGTGCTGTGAACTTCCAATGTCGTGGTCAACTTCTGTCTGTTTTAATTAACCCTTGCTGGTTGTCAGGATCATGAACGTGCTTATTTTGATTCTGCTGATTGGGCTCTTGGAAAGGTACTGTTCCTCTCTGTAGTCGCACAATTTCATTGTAGTTGACTCTTCTTTGTCCATACCTTTATTATGGCTATCTCCCAAGCCTTAATGATTGTTGATGATTACAGCAAGGTGTAGCGAAGCCGAAAGGTCCACTCGAGGCACTTCGGCCAAAGTTGCAGGTATTATGTCAATTCTATGCCGTTTCTTTTTGCCTAGAACTGCTTTTGTTAATCGTTCTCTAGTCCTTTATGCTGCAAGGCACATTAGAGCTTGCAAAGCACTTTGTTTGGTTGTTTGTATTAATTTTACtctatttgttttattttgtgtGGGTAAATGTGGGGTGTGTTAAGGAAGCACCAGATGTGTCTCTTGGGCTGATGTATTTCGTTCTTATTTTGTCTCTACAATGATATATATTCtttattctgttttttttttgggggggtgggggtggggtgtgGGGGAAGGCAAGGGGGGAAATGATGAAAATGTTAGTTGTTTTTGCCTGCTTGATTGACATGTATACCTGATGTTAAGAAGGCATTGACAATGGGCAGGATAGTGGTTCTGCATGTTTAACATGTCCTGTTAGGGTAATTTTTTGACTTATGTATGGATGTACAAAATGTGATACATTGCACTTCAAGATGGATGAGAGTGACATGACTGCCCTGTTTGATTCCACAGAGTATTAAGCATTTCCCTTGTGAGCTTTGTCATTCACTTCTGACATTTCTATCTGAACTTTTCTAATTTAGCCGACGAATCAACAAACTCGATACCGCAAGTCGCCTTATGCTCCATCTGAGGGTGAAGGTATGCAAGATGATTTTCTTAATATATTTACTGTTCCTCCAGTGAAATTTCTGGTTTGGGGATTGACAACCCTATTACAGCTCCAAGTAAATGAGATCTCTCCACGAGAATTAAATGGTCTATCCTTTTTTTGGATGAAAGGTGCACCAAACATTCAGGGTTTGTTTGGTTGATGGCTTAGTTATACAGTGATTGGAATGCATGGATTGTTATACGGCGAATAATAATTCAAAGATTTCTATGTGGATAATAAATAATATGGGGATTGTTATATGAAAGAATAATTATGCATGGATTGTTATATGGTTAATGAATGAAATGGGATTGTTATTTAGGGATTATTACCTATTGTGAGGGCATTTTTGTCGTAGATGCTCTTATCCGTATATTGCTAATACATGGATTACTTATTCCACCTTCTATCCCACATAAAATTAGTCATAGAATTCCCTTATAAATTATTCCCGTACTATTTATACAAAGTTTCCCATACTATCTATACAACGTTTTGTTTTTGGTGTTAAACTCCACATAAGTTATAGCGGAGTTTCCAGAAATCAAACGTTGTATTAGTTATATGGAGATTAACTATTAATGCAGGATTTTGTACTTCATAACAAACGTTGTATAAAACAGTATGGATTCTTAGATAATGATTGTTTTTGCTTACACCTGAAACCATACAGCCCCTCATTTTTCTTACATTTTTTTCTTCAATATTGGTCCTTGaattcgaaaattttcaaaaattatgcaaaaaaaaaagaagaaaaggttaTGGACAATGTCAGAGGATTTACAATGAAAATCAAGGGCTGGAGATGAAATTGTGTCTGTGTAACTGTCAAATTTGAGTTACCATTACTTTTTCTCATCTGTCATTAAGTTTTGTAGCCTCACTGTCTCTCTTCCCTCTTGTAGATGGAAGCAATGTGCCACCGGAGGATGCAACTGCAAATGAATGAGAGCGGATAATGGCCCTTCGAGCTTGTGATATTGTTCATTGTTATTACATGTATGAGCAATTTCTCTTCAGTATTAAGAAAGCAAAATCAAAAAGTTTGAggtgttttcatgtttatttgagGCAACCAAATCAGTAGCTGTGGTGTTTTAACTTTGGAGTTATACTTTCTGCGATCCTCCATTTGTGTATGACTTTTCAGCAACTGTCATGGTAAGGAGTTTTGGCTTTGGTAGCAAAAACTGCCTAATAAAAAATTGCTAGGTCCTTGATGTTAATTGCAAATGTTAGTATTCATGAAATAGACTGAAGGTAGTTATGCCTTAAGTAAATATGTTAGATTATGTGAGAGCTAAGTTATGCCTACATGGTCGGATTCACAACCAATTTAAATGTATTGGTAGAATGCATATACTTTAAAAGTCTACTGTATTGTCATAGTCGTACACAGTCGAATAAAACAAGTAGTTTGAGCTAAGCTCTGCCTATCTGGTAGAGTTCTCTACCAAATGAACTATAGTGATATAATCAATTAAGTTAAAAGTTCTACCTTTTTGTCATAATTATTTATAACTTTAAATGAGGTACTATTGGTAAAACATGACAATCTCTTATATATGAGGGACTATATTGTACTATCTTGTATGTCGAAATAGTTTAGACCTTATATACAACTGTATCATTTATACATGTTTATCGTGTATGTCCGTTCACAATATCATTTAGAAGTACAAGCAGTTAAACACTTGGCTATTTTGACACATGGACTAAGGTTTGACAAAGTAAACCAATCAAGCTTTGCAACACACTATTGCCTTCTCACtgtgaataatttttttttaatgagtGCAAATTTATGCAGAGGTAAGTTTCATAGGCGAGAAGATATCTATACAAGTGTTGTTATTTCCATTTTGGTTATTGGAACTATTTACAACCTACGGAGATTGTTGCTCAAAGAATGGGTCACTACTTTTAAAGCACTAATTTGGCCCTTAGCTTCAGGTCGTTGATAGTGTTTCTCTACTGTGATTATAGACTGTACATGCATTCCGCATTTGCAAATCCCTCCTTCCTGCCAAACCAATAGACAAATATAGAAAACAAGCGAGATAAAAAGACCTTTTCAAGTTAtcaaagaaaaggaaagacaaGGATACCCAACACAACAtgcaaactaaaaataaattttatataactaattatataatacaacttatttataacttatctacgACCTTCATACATCATTTCTATCCagctaaatacaactacaacatcatacagcttaaatacaattttcattcaaattttatacaatatgtcttttgtatgtattttgtatattatttgtataCATTTTGTAAGTGATATGTTCTTCTTCCTTTTTGAAATTCCAATTAAAACCCCAGTGAACCGGGCGGGGCACTCGAAGAAAGGTGGAACATAGAGCAAGTACGAGAAATTGGC contains:
- the LOC107784094 gene encoding uncharacterized protein LOC107784094 translates to MSEMEDVKDQIDGAEKPMPSTKQEEEVVKKKYGGIMPKKPPLISKDHERAYFDSADWALGKQGVAKPKGPLEALRPKLQPTNQQTRYRKSPYAPSEGEDGSNVPPEDATANE